The genomic DNA GCTTTTATTTTAAAGAGGAACGAAGAGTAGCAACTTTGTTCATTGGTTCAATAGCTCATTAGTTCATTGGTACCTATCAAACGGATTGGCATATTAGTAGCTTGCGTCAATTATATACTTGCTATTTTCTTCCTTTTTCGTCAGCAGATAAGCTTCGGGCGAAAGCGGGCAGAACAATGGTGGACGTGTGCGGATGCGGGGCATAGCAAGTTTTTGCTGAAGCGCAGATTGAGGGAACGAAGTAGCGCAAAATAATTGCAGCCCTGGTTCTGACTGATTTGCAGGGCAAAGGCTATGAGCGCAAAGAAGTATTTCTGCTGACAGCCTTTTTGGTTACTTTTGTGGCGACAAAAGTGACTGGCCCTCCCGCGGCCAAGAGCGGGTATACGCCGTACCTACCAGTGAATAGATCCTTCGCTCCGCTCAGGATGACAGACTTTTTAAAAAAACTGTTTTAAACCGCTGCCACCGCCTTCTTCCTAAACCTCCCCTTAACCATCACAAACCCGATCAATAAAACCGCAATAAAGCTACCTGCTTTGGGCAAATAGTCGCCATGCTCCACATAAAAAGTCAGTTCGGAGTTAAGATTGATATCCTGTTTTATGGCAGCCTGTGTCCACCATTTGGTTTGCTGTACAATGTCGCCGCGTTGGTTGATGAAAGCCGAGATGCCGGTATTGGCTGAGCGTGCCACCCAGCGCCGGGTTTCAATGGCCCTCAGCTTGGCATAATCCAGGTGTTGGTCTTTACCCGATGTGTTTTCCCACCAGCCATCGTTGGTAATCACCGCGATGAATTGCGCGCCTTTCTGCACCGAGCGCGCCACATATTCGCCCCAGATGGATTCGAAACAGATCACCGGATCGGCACCGATACCGCTTTGCGAGTAAAACACGCCTGCGTCGGCTTGAGCGCCATAAGCACCTGTAGCACCGCCCAGGTGTTCAAACACCGGTTTCAGGAAGGATAAGGTATTGCCAAAAGGCAGGGACTCGGCCCCTGGTACCAGCCGCGATTTATGATAGATCTGAACATTCCCGCTGTTTTCAATGGCTATGGCCGAACTAAAATTATCGGCAAATACACCCGGTTGTTGCGTTGGACTGGCCGTTGAGGTAGCGCGTGAATTATACAAACGGTAAGTTTCGCCGCCGGTAATCAGGGTGCTGTTTTTGTATTTCCTTAAAAAATATTGGGCCTGTTTAAAGTAAATATTATTGTTGATCCCGTCCTCGTTCATATATTCCGGGATGGCCGTTTCGGGCCATAAAAAAAACTCGGTATTGGGCTGGGCCACACTCCGCGACAGGTGGATCATGATATCGATCTGCAGGTTGGCCGGGATATCACTCTCTTTTGCATAAGGATCAATATTGGGCTGAACCGCTACTACGTTCGATGGATTTTTCTGTTCGGTATAGTTGTAATAGGTATATAACGAAAAGCTAATCGGCAGCAAAATCACCAGCACAAACGCGCTGATCAGTTTCAGGCGCAGCTTTTTTGCCTGCGTTTCGCGCAGACCTATGTAGATCAAAAATGCCAGTATGTTTACCGCCCATACCCAAATGGTGCCGCCATAAACACCTGTATATTCGTACCACTGTATCCACTGGTGACTCACCGCGAAACCGTTGCCTAAAGTCATCCAGGGAAAGTTCAGATCCCAACTCTGGTGCAGGTATTCGTAGCCTATCCATAGGCAAACCAACCCGGCCAAACCCCAGCCACGACTGGTTACCAGTCGCAAACGGTAATACAGCCAACAGGCCAAAGCCATGAGCAGCGGCCCCAACGAATATGGGATCAGCGTAATGGGGATAGCCACCAGTTCACCTACCATCTTCAATGCGTTGTACACCCAGTAAACAGAGGCCGTATTCCAGATAAAAAAACCAATAAAGGTTAAGGTGAATATTTGCTTCCCTTTTTTTGCAGATGTAGATTGGATAATGTTTTCTATCGCCAGCAGCATCGGCACAAAACCAATAAACAGCAAAAAGGTAGTATAAGGCGTAGGCGGCCACGCTATCCACAATAATAATCCGGAAAGTATGGCTAAAGGAAGGTTTTTTTTCATCAACAATATATTAATTTATAATATGTCATTGCGAGCGATAGCGTGGCAATCTCCTCGCGTTTATGTATACGAGGAGATTGCTTCGTCGTTCCTCCTCGCAATGACATGTTTTTTATTTTTATTCACTTTCCCGGGCTGTGATGCTGAGCCTGTCGAAGCATGGCGGGCAGGCCTCTGCGTGCGTCCTTCGACAAGCTCAGGATGACAGGCCACCTTTTTTAATCCTCTTCGTCGTCTTTATATTTATTCTTTGATGTTTTGGCTTCGGCCCCGGCTACGCAGATCACAAACTCCCCTTTTGCGGGATGTGTTTCATAATATTGCTTTACCTCGGTTACGGTACCGCGAACGGTTTCTTCGAACATTTTGGTGAGCTCGCGCGATACGGATAACTGGCGATCGGCCCCAAAATAAGTGGCCATTTCGTCCAATGTTTTCAGTAAACGGTGCGGCGATTCATATAGTATGATCGTACGCTCCTCGGCAGCCAGGAATTTATAGCGTGTTTGCCTGCCTTTTTTCAGCGGTAAAAATCCTTCAAAACAAAACTTATCTGTAGGGAAACCCGAATTCACCAGTGCTGGCACAAAAGCCGTGGCACCGGGCAAACATTCCACCGCGATATCAAATTTCAGGGCCTCTCGCACCAGGTAAAAACCCGGATCGGATATGGCTGGTGTTCCGGCATCTGATATCAGCGCGATATTTTTTCCTTCCAGCAAAAATTTTACTATTTCGTTGGATGATTGGTGCTCATTATGCTGATGGTGCGAAAACACTTTCTGATGAATATCAAAATGTTTGAGCAGCGGCGCTGATGTACGCGTATCCTCGGCCAATATCAAATCGGCCTCTTTCAAAACACGTATGGCCCGTAAGGTAATATCCTCCAGGTTGCCTATTGGGGTGGGTACTAAGTATAGTTTACCTTTTTCGTTCATGGTTGATGGTTCATAGTTCATGGTTAGGGATCATGGTTCATGGATAATAGTTCATAGTTTTTGCAAATCAACTATGAACCATAAACGAAAAACCATGAACTATGAACCATAAACTATGAACTAATTATATCTTTGCCTAAAAATAAAATAATGCTGCAAGTTAGTTATATCCGCGATAACCGGGAACAGGTTTTAGAACGTTTGGCTGTAAAAAATTTTAAACAGGCCGAGCTGGTTGATGAAATAATTCAGTTAGACGATAAACGCCGTCAAACTCAAACCAGTATGGATAACGTTTCGGCCGAGGCCAATTCAGCCGCCAAACAAATTGGCGACCTGATGCGCGCGGGTAAAAAAGACGAAGCAGAAACCATCAAAGCCAAAACAGGCGCATGGAAAGATGACATCAAAAAACTGGGCGAACAGTTGGCTTTGATCGAAGAGGAACTATACCAAAAACTAGTGCTGTTGCCAAACCTGCCCCACAGCTCCGTACCCAAAGGTTTAACCCCCGAGGAAAATGAAGTGGTGTTGGAAAACGGCTTTAAACCATCACTGCCCGCCGATGCCCTGCCGCATTGGGAACTGGCCGCGAAATACAACCTAATTGATTTTGAACTGGGTGTTAAAATCACCGGCGCCGGTTTCCCGGTATATAAAAACAAAGGAGCTAAACTACAACGCGCTTTGATCAATTTCTTCATTGACGAAGCCGAAAAAGCGGGCTACAGCGAAGTAAGCGTACCCCTGATGGTAAACGAAGCATCGGGCTTTGGGACAGGACAACTGCCGGATAAGGAAGGGCAAATGTACCATGTTGGTGTGGACAATTTATTCCTGATACCAACCGCCGAAGTGCCTATCACCAACCTGTATCGCGATGTGATATTGAAAGGCGAAGACCTTCCGGTAAAAAATTGCGGACATACACCATGCTTCCGTCGTGAGGCGGGTTCATATGGCGCACACGTACGCGGCCTGAACCGTTTGCACCAGTTTGATAAGGTAGAAATTGTACAGATAGTACAACCCGACCGCTCATACGAGGTTTTGGAACAGATGAGCGCTCATGTACAAGGTCTGCTGCAAAAACTAGGTCTGCCCTACCGCGTATTGCGCCTTTGCGGCGGCGATATGGGTTTTGCATCAGCCTTAACCTATGATATGGAAACCTGGAGCGCCGCACAGCAACGCTGGCTGGAAGTTTCATCAGTATCCAACTTTGAAACTTTCCAAAGCAATCGCCTTAAACTGCGTTTCCGAAATACCGAAGGTAAAACCCAGCTGGCCCACACCCTCAACGGCAGCGCGTTAGCATTACCTCGTATTGTGGCTACCCTATTAGAAAACAACCAAACCGAAAAAGGCATCCGGATACCGGAAGCGTTGGTACCGTATACCAAGTTTGAGTGGATTGATTAAAGCCACTCTCTGGTAACTCTAAGGCAAAACAAAGTCATTGCGAGGAGGAACGACGAAGCAATCTCCTCGCATGTATGAACGCGAGGAGATTGCCACGCTATCGCTCGCAATGACATATTTGTTTTTAAAGCCCTCTCCTTTGTAAAAGGTTGGATGAGGTCTACAAATACTGCTGAAATTCCTTCCTAACAGCCAAAGGCTTCTTCCCCGTAATCGCTTTAAAATGCCGGTTAAAATTGGAGAGATTGGAGAAACCCGATTCGTAACTGATAATGACAATGCTGTAATCGGTCTCTTTGAGTAGTTTGCAGGCATGATTCACGCGTACCTCCAGCAAAAAGTCAAAATAACTTTTCTGCACCCGCGATTTAAAGTACCGGCAGAAGGCATTAGGCACCATATAAATAACCGCCGATATTTCCTTTAAGGTAATAACCCGGTGAAAATTATTAAGCGTGTAGAGGTAAATTTTGGTAAGCCGGGTTTCATCACCCGCATTAAAGGAATGCTGCTGTATCTGCGGATTTAAGGATCGGTATTCTTTTTCAGCGGCAATGGGAGCCAATAATTGCATCAGCAAGGGTATCCGCTCGCTGGCAGCAGCGTTAAGCAATTGGTTTAACAAAACTTTTAACCGCGTACGCAAACCTCCCTGAAATGCAAGCACGTTCCCTGCCCGGCGTATCACCGTACGCAGGTATTCATTTTCGGGCAAACTGAGAAACGGCGCACCAAATATATCGGGATTAAAATGTAATGTAAGTAATTGTACAGGCAGCTTTATCCTCCCCTGCTTTTGCAAAGGATATTCAAAAGTATGGGTGTCAAACCGGAATAAATGAGGCAGATTTCCGCCCAGCATCAGCAAATCACCGGCGGCTACAGGCTCGATTTTATCACCAACCAACAATACGCCATGCCCTTCTATAATATATATCAACTCTATTTCTGGATGATAATGCAATTCGTTATACGAATGATAATGCCCGGTAAGCTCCAGGTTGAACGACTGATTAGCCGGTGTACTCAACTTTTTTAACCGCGCGCGCATTGGTAATTACTGAATTATTGATTTAGTGAATTAGTGATTTTTTATCGCCTCAAAAGATTCTTGCTCCTTATTCTATAAATCCTTACTCTATGAGATAAATTATATTATATACACCTTTTTATATCAAAAATAGATATAATTGGTTAATATAATATCATTTATTGTATAGAATCTCCTGTTTCCAAACAAGCTATCCGATAGTTTTGTAGAAAAAAATGAAGATGAGTTAGTCCTGATTTTTAAACACACACCAGGCACGTAAAAAAATCACTAATTCACTAACCCACTAATTCAAAATTATTTACAGATGGAAACAACAAACTATATTTTGCAACTCAACGAGGCTGACATCTATGATATCGACCGTGTTGGCGGCAAGAATGCCTCTTTGGGGGAAATGCTTCAAAATTTGAAATTATTAGGAATCGACATCCCCTTCGGGTTTATTGTGGTTGCCGATGCCTATTACAGCTTTATAAAATATAATAAGCTTGATGTGTTTATCGACACCCTCATCGGCCAAACCAATGTAGACGATCTGGAACAGCTTAAACGCTGCGGCGGTACTATCCGCGGGCTCATCCGCGACGGAAAGTTCCCCGATGACATCAAAACACAAATAGCCGGTGCTTATACCGCTTTATGCACGTACTACCAAAAAACGGATGTTGACGTGGCTGTACGTTCATCTGCTACCGCCGAAGATCTGCCCGATGCTTCTTTCGCCGGGCAACAGGATACTTATCTAAATATTGCCGGTACCGATGATCTGCTGAATGCTATACGCGATTGTTTTGCGTCGCTGTTTACCGATCGCGCCATCAGCTACCGCAAAAGTTTTGGGTATGATCACTTTAAGATAGGACTTTCGGTATGCGTGCAAAAAATGGTGCGTTCGGATATTGGTGCGTCGGGCGTGGCTTTTTCACTGGATACCGAGAGTGGTTTTAAAGATGTAGTGGTGATCAACGGCGCTTTTGGCCTGGGCGAAATGGTTGTTCAGGGAGCCGTAAAACCCGATGAGTTTACCGTATTTAAACCCTTGCTGGGCAAGCCTGGTCTGCGCCCTTTGATCGAAAAAAAATTAGGCACTAAGGATAGTAAGATGGTTTATGGCGAAGCTAATGAACCGCGTGTAAAAGTAGTGCCTACTACCGAAACCGAAAAAGCACGTTTTTGCCTTACAGATGATATGGCCCTGCAACTGGCCAGCTGGGTGGTTGCTATCGAAAATTATTACACCGCCCTTAAGGGCAAATGGTGCCCCATGGATATAGAATGGGCGGTCGACGGCGAAACCCAAAAGCTTTACATTGTACAGGCCCGGCCAGAAACTATCCACTCCCGCAAAACGCAGCAAACTATGCAGGTATTTACCATGGATGCGAAAGCCAAAAGCACACAGTTACTGTTACACGGTATTGCCGTTGGCGATAAAATAGCATCAGGAAGGGTACACTTGTTGGATAATGTAGATACTGTTTCCCTGGCACAACTAAACTTTAAGCCCGGAGATGTACTGGTAACCGACATGACTGACCCCGACTGGGAGCCTTTGATGAAAAAGGCAGCGGCCATCGTCACTAATAAAGGCGGCCGTACCTGTCATGCCGCTATTGTGGCCCGCGAGCTCGGCGTACCCGCTATTGTGGGCTGCGGTAACGCCACGGAGTTGTTGAGCACTGGCCAGCAGGTAACCGTATCCTGCGCCGAAGGCGAAAACGGGTATATCTATGCCGGGGAGATTCCTTTTAAAATACAGGAGTATGATCTGAGCACCCTCCCATCTGTTGATACCCCTATCATGATGAATGTGGCTTCGCCAGATATCGCTTTTAAGCTGGCCGGGTATCCGCACCGTGGTGTTGGCCTGGCGCGCGAAGAATTTATCATCAGCAATTATATTAAAATACATCCACAGGCCCTTTTGCAGCACCGGGAACTAAAAGATGAAGCCCTGACCACGCTGATTGAAGAGACCATTAAAGGCTATGCCGATGAGCAAACTTATTTTATAGACAAGCTCTCCTTCGGGATCGGTAAAATAGCTTCGGCTTTTTATCCGCATAAGGTGATTGTACGCTTCTCAGATTTTAAAACCAACGAGTATGCCAGCATGCCCGGGGGCAGTTACTTTGAACCATCGGAAGAAAACCCGATGATCGGCTGGCGGGGAGCTTCGCGCTATTACTCTGCTGCCTATAAGGAAGCATTTGGCATGGAGTGCCGCGCGATAAAAAAGGTACGCGAAACAATGGGGTTGAAAAATGTGGTAGTCATGATCCCTTTTTGCCGTACTATTAACGAGCTGCTGCGGGTTTATGAAACCATGAAGGAATACGGCCTGGTTCGTGGCGAAAATGGGCTGGAAGTATACCTGATGGCCGAAGTACCATCCAACGTGATACTGGCTGATCAGTTTGCCCGCTATATTGATGGGTTCTCTATCGGCTCCAACGACCTCACCCAACTGGTGCTCGGCCTCGACCGCGATTCGGCACTGGTAGCCGAGATTTATAATGAACGTAACGAGGCTGTAAAAATGATGATTTCACAATTGATCAAGGCTGCCAAAAAGGCCCGTATCAAGGTAGGTATTTGCGGCCAGGGGCCATCGGATTATCCCGACTTTGCCCAATTCCTGGTGGAAGAGGGAATCGACAGTATCTCCATAACCCCCGATTCATTCCTGAAAACGGTTGAGGCGATTAAGAAAATTGAAGACCAGGCTACCTATCAAGTGAAGCAGATTGCTTGACAATTTTATATAATACCGACAAATAACAACAAAGGCGACCCTAAAAAGTCGCTTTTGTTGTTATCAATGGAGTGTCTTTGCTTGTACCAAGCATTTCCTTTAAGTACATTCGTCGAGTTCCGTCAGCATTAAATAGAGAAAATTAAATTGGGGTCGAGACAGTGCCTTTAAGTCATAAAAGAATTGCCGCAATCTTGTTTTGGAGCCATTTGGTACCAGCGGTCTGTTTATTAATATTTGCGCAGTTGGTTTTTATGGGCGAAGTTGATGAGCCAACTAGCTGGCGCAACTATTTAGCTATACCGATCGGTTTGCCCGAAATTGTTGGTTGCGTTATTTATTTTTTACAATTTAATTTTAAAAAGTACGCGGATAAAAAAGCTCTTTGGATATATTCTATCATAGCCAATATTGTTTATGGCTCTGTGTTTATTCTGATTGCCACTGAGGGGTTTTCAGTTTGGTTAATTTTTATTTGTCTCTTTTTTTGGGGGTCGGCTTATTTATGTTTTATCCCATTCCAAAATACAAATAAACCGGCTACCATATTATAGCGACCACTTGCATTACGCCTCCCCTTTAGCTACATTTGGGATAAACAGTTAACTATCCCTAATGAAACCATCATGAGCTAAAGGTTCACCAACTGGAATGTATAATACGGCTCATGATAGCTTCATTACCATTAAAAAACAAATTATCCCTAATGAAAAACAAATACCATTACCTGTTGGCCATAGGCGGCATTGCCCTGCTTGCCGGATGCAGCCAGAATGACAAGAGCAGCAAAGAAACCCCCAAAGCCATAACACCCGATGAGATCAAATCGCACATCGCAGTGCTGGCCAATGATTCGCTCCTGGGCCGTAAACCTTTTACCGCCGGCGAAAACAAAGCCATCGCCTATATCTCGTCCGAATTTAAAAAAGCCGGATTAGAACCGGGCAATAACGGCAGCTATTTACAGGATGTCCCTATGGTGGAAATTACCAGTCAGCCGTCAGAAACTATGGAGATCAGCGGTGGTAAATCGCCTGTGAGCCTGCATAAACTGACCGATTTTGTAACGTTTAGTCGCCGTGAGGTTGATTCGGTACAGCTTAAAAACTCGCCACTGATTTTTGCAGGATACGGTATTGTAGCTCCCGAATATCACTGGAATGATTATGCCGGGTTAAACGTAAAAGGCAAAACAGTGGTGGTACTGGTAAATGATCCCGGCTTTAAAAGCGGCGACCCCACCATATTTAAAGGCGACACCATGACCTATTATGGCCGCTGGACCTACAAGTTTGAAGAAGCCGCCCGTCAGGGTGCTGCCGGTGTGATCATCGTGCACCAAACAGAACCGGCCAGTTATGGCTGGGAAGTGGTATCCAACAGTAATTCGGGAGCCAAACTTTATCTTACCCAGGCAGATAAGCATATGTCGCGCTGTAAGGTGGAAGGCTGGATTACAGAAGATGTCGCCAAAAAATTATTTGCCGATGCCGGCATTACGGGCGATCTGCGCGCTATAGCCCGTAGTAAAAGCTTTAAGGCCGTTCCGCTTAACCGCTCGGTTTCTTTAACTATCAATAATAAGCTTAAATATTCCACATCACATAATGTTATTGGTACCATCAAAGGCAGCACATCTCCGGGTGAGTATATTTTGTATACTGCTCACTGGGATCACCTGGGCGTTGGCAAGCCCGATGCCAAAGGCGACAGCATTTATAACGGCGCGGTGGATAATGCCAGTGGTGTAGCCGCTATCATCAGCGTAGCCAAAGCATTTCAGCAGGCTAAAGAAAAACCCAAACGCTCTATTGTATTTTTAGCGGTAACTGCCGAAGAGCAGGGCTTACTGGGCTCGGAGTATTATGCTACCCATCCTGTTTATCCACTCAATAAAACCATTGCCGACCTGAACATGGATGCCCTGGGCAGCTATGGCGAAACCAAAGACATTGCGATCACCGGCAAGGGACAAAACGACCTGGAAGATTATGTGGCCGATATTGCCAAAGAGGACGGCCTCACTACCGTGGGCGACCGTCACCCGGGTGCGGGCAGCTATTACCGGTCGGATCATTTTAACTTTGCCAAACTGGGCGTTCCGGCTCTGGATATCAACAATGGCAGCATCAGCAAAACACAAGGTGCCACCTATGGCGAAGAAAAACAAAAGGAATACAACGATCAACGCTATC from Mucilaginibacter inviolabilis includes the following:
- the rsmI gene encoding 16S rRNA (cytidine(1402)-2'-O)-methyltransferase, producing MNEKGKLYLVPTPIGNLEDITLRAIRVLKEADLILAEDTRTSAPLLKHFDIHQKVFSHHQHNEHQSSNEIVKFLLEGKNIALISDAGTPAISDPGFYLVREALKFDIAVECLPGATAFVPALVNSGFPTDKFCFEGFLPLKKGRQTRYKFLAAEERTIILYESPHRLLKTLDEMATYFGADRQLSVSRELTKMFEETVRGTVTEVKQYYETHPAKGEFVICVAGAEAKTSKNKYKDDEED
- a CDS encoding helix-turn-helix domain-containing protein, yielding MRARLKKLSTPANQSFNLELTGHYHSYNELHYHPEIELIYIIEGHGVLLVGDKIEPVAAGDLLMLGGNLPHLFRFDTHTFEYPLQKQGRIKLPVQLLTLHFNPDIFGAPFLSLPENEYLRTVIRRAGNVLAFQGGLRTRLKVLLNQLLNAAASERIPLLMQLLAPIAAEKEYRSLNPQIQQHSFNAGDETRLTKIYLYTLNNFHRVITLKEISAVIYMVPNAFCRYFKSRVQKSYFDFLLEVRVNHACKLLKETDYSIVIISYESGFSNLSNFNRHFKAITGKKPLAVRKEFQQYL
- the lnt gene encoding apolipoprotein N-acyltransferase; the protein is MKKNLPLAILSGLLLWIAWPPTPYTTFLLFIGFVPMLLAIENIIQSTSAKKGKQIFTLTFIGFFIWNTASVYWVYNALKMVGELVAIPITLIPYSLGPLLMALACWLYYRLRLVTSRGWGLAGLVCLWIGYEYLHQSWDLNFPWMTLGNGFAVSHQWIQWYEYTGVYGGTIWVWAVNILAFLIYIGLRETQAKKLRLKLISAFVLVILLPISFSLYTYYNYTEQKNPSNVVAVQPNIDPYAKESDIPANLQIDIMIHLSRSVAQPNTEFFLWPETAIPEYMNEDGINNNIYFKQAQYFLRKYKNSTLITGGETYRLYNSRATSTASPTQQPGVFADNFSSAIAIENSGNVQIYHKSRLVPGAESLPFGNTLSFLKPVFEHLGGATGAYGAQADAGVFYSQSGIGADPVICFESIWGEYVARSVQKGAQFIAVITNDGWWENTSGKDQHLDYAKLRAIETRRWVARSANTGISAFINQRGDIVQQTKWWTQAAIKQDINLNSELTFYVEHGDYLPKAGSFIAVLLIGFVMVKGRFRKKAVAAV
- the ppsA gene encoding phosphoenolpyruvate synthase, yielding METTNYILQLNEADIYDIDRVGGKNASLGEMLQNLKLLGIDIPFGFIVVADAYYSFIKYNKLDVFIDTLIGQTNVDDLEQLKRCGGTIRGLIRDGKFPDDIKTQIAGAYTALCTYYQKTDVDVAVRSSATAEDLPDASFAGQQDTYLNIAGTDDLLNAIRDCFASLFTDRAISYRKSFGYDHFKIGLSVCVQKMVRSDIGASGVAFSLDTESGFKDVVVINGAFGLGEMVVQGAVKPDEFTVFKPLLGKPGLRPLIEKKLGTKDSKMVYGEANEPRVKVVPTTETEKARFCLTDDMALQLASWVVAIENYYTALKGKWCPMDIEWAVDGETQKLYIVQARPETIHSRKTQQTMQVFTMDAKAKSTQLLLHGIAVGDKIASGRVHLLDNVDTVSLAQLNFKPGDVLVTDMTDPDWEPLMKKAAAIVTNKGGRTCHAAIVARELGVPAIVGCGNATELLSTGQQVTVSCAEGENGYIYAGEIPFKIQEYDLSTLPSVDTPIMMNVASPDIAFKLAGYPHRGVGLAREEFIISNYIKIHPQALLQHRELKDEALTTLIEETIKGYADEQTYFIDKLSFGIGKIASAFYPHKVIVRFSDFKTNEYASMPGGSYFEPSEENPMIGWRGASRYYSAAYKEAFGMECRAIKKVRETMGLKNVVVMIPFCRTINELLRVYETMKEYGLVRGENGLEVYLMAEVPSNVILADQFARYIDGFSIGSNDLTQLVLGLDRDSALVAEIYNERNEAVKMMISQLIKAAKKARIKVGICGQGPSDYPDFAQFLVEEGIDSISITPDSFLKTVEAIKKIEDQATYQVKQIA
- a CDS encoding M28 family metallopeptidase, whose translation is MKNKYHYLLAIGGIALLAGCSQNDKSSKETPKAITPDEIKSHIAVLANDSLLGRKPFTAGENKAIAYISSEFKKAGLEPGNNGSYLQDVPMVEITSQPSETMEISGGKSPVSLHKLTDFVTFSRREVDSVQLKNSPLIFAGYGIVAPEYHWNDYAGLNVKGKTVVVLVNDPGFKSGDPTIFKGDTMTYYGRWTYKFEEAARQGAAGVIIVHQTEPASYGWEVVSNSNSGAKLYLTQADKHMSRCKVEGWITEDVAKKLFADAGITGDLRAIARSKSFKAVPLNRSVSLTINNKLKYSTSHNVIGTIKGSTSPGEYILYTAHWDHLGVGKPDAKGDSIYNGAVDNASGVAAIISVAKAFQQAKEKPKRSIVFLAVTAEEQGLLGSEYYATHPVYPLNKTIADLNMDALGSYGETKDIAITGKGQNDLEDYVADIAKEDGLTTVGDRHPGAGSYYRSDHFNFAKLGVPALDINNGSISKTQGATYGEEKQKEYNDQRYHQPADNYSADMDATGMAQIADILYRIGTKLSNETTFPGWKPHSEFKAVRDKALGK
- the serS gene encoding serine--tRNA ligase; this encodes MLQVSYIRDNREQVLERLAVKNFKQAELVDEIIQLDDKRRQTQTSMDNVSAEANSAAKQIGDLMRAGKKDEAETIKAKTGAWKDDIKKLGEQLALIEEELYQKLVLLPNLPHSSVPKGLTPEENEVVLENGFKPSLPADALPHWELAAKYNLIDFELGVKITGAGFPVYKNKGAKLQRALINFFIDEAEKAGYSEVSVPLMVNEASGFGTGQLPDKEGQMYHVGVDNLFLIPTAEVPITNLYRDVILKGEDLPVKNCGHTPCFRREAGSYGAHVRGLNRLHQFDKVEIVQIVQPDRSYEVLEQMSAHVQGLLQKLGLPYRVLRLCGGDMGFASALTYDMETWSAAQQRWLEVSSVSNFETFQSNRLKLRFRNTEGKTQLAHTLNGSALALPRIVATLLENNQTEKGIRIPEALVPYTKFEWID